Proteins encoded together in one Osmerus eperlanus chromosome 20, fOsmEpe2.1, whole genome shotgun sequence window:
- the LOC134040776 gene encoding E3 ubiquitin-protein ligase TRIM39-like — MASCSSLLSEDQFQCSICLDVFTDPVSILCGHNFCKACITKYWDNSDLCQCPMCKMTFDKRPDLYVNTFISEMAAQFRKSEPVKATISPELRPTKPEVSCDYCTGTKLKALKSCLVCLASYCETHLEPHQRVAALKKHKLIDPVENLEDRMCQKHERPLELFCRTDQTCVCLMCMRTEHKTHDTVTLEEEFRPKKNDLWKMMAEMKQMIEERSKKVQEIKLLVETSKRDAEREISDSVQVFTALVRSIERSQAELIEVMEEKQKAAEKQAEGLIQDLEQEITELKRRSTELEQLSHTEDHLHLLQSFPSLSTPAHTKDWSEISVHSGLSVGAVRKAVSQLQETLNKEMEKLPEVKLKRIQQYAVDLTLDPDTAHPNLILSEDGKQVRYGDIRQDLPDNPERFDRCVNVLGKQGFSTGRFYYEVQVEGKTEWDLGVARESINRKGAITLSPDNGYWTVCLRNGDEYKAPAGPSVLLSLRQKPEKVGVFVDYEEGLVSFYDVEARSHIYSFTGCTFTEKLYPLFSPCLNDGGKNSAPLIITPVTQ; from the coding sequence ATGGCTTCCTGCAGCAGTCTCCTGTCTGAAGATCAGTTCCAGTGTTCtatctgtctggatgtgttcacTGATCCTGTCTCTATTCTATGTGGACACAACTTCTGCAAGGCCTGTATCACCAAGTACTGGGACAACAGTGACCTGTGTCAATGTCCCATgtgtaaaatgacttttgataAGAGACCAGATCTCTATGTCAACACTTTCATCTCTGAGATGGCTGCTCAGTTCAGGAAGTCAGAGCCAGTGAAAGCTACCATCAGTCCAGAACTGCGTCCTACTAAACCTGAAGTGTCATGTGACTACTGTACAGGTACCAAGCTCAAGGCCCTGAAGTCCTGTTTGGTGTGTCTGGCCTCttactgtgagactcacctggagcctcatcagagagttgcagccttgaagaaacacaagttgatcgaccctgtggagaacctggaggacaggatgtgtcagaagcatgagagacccctggagctgttctgtaggactgaccagacgtgtgtgtgtctcatgtgcATGAGAACAGAACATAAGACCCATGACACTGTCACTTTAGAGGAAGAGTTCAGACCAAAAAAGAATGATCTGTGGAAGATGATGGCTGAGATGAAGCAGATGATTGAAGAAAGATCTAAGAAGGTTCAGGAGATCAAACTCTTAGTAGAGACCAgcaagagagatgcagagagagagatatcagacAGTGTTCAGGTCTTCACTGCTCTGGTGCGCTCCATTGAGAGAAGCCAGGCTGAGCTCattgaggtgatggaggagaagcagaaagcagcagagaaacaggctgaagggttGATTCAagatctggagcaggagatcactgagctgaagaggagaagcactgagctggagcagctctcacacactgaggaccacctccacctgctccagagcttcccatccctgagcacccctgcacacaccaaggactggtctgagatcagtgtccacagtggtctgagtgtgggggcagtgaggaaagctgtgtctcagctgcaggagacactcaataaagagatggagaagctgCCTGAAGTCAAGCTGAAGAGGATTCAGCAGTATGCAGTGGATTTGACTCTGGACCCTGATACAGCACATCCTAatctcatcctgtctgaggatgggAAACAAGTGAGATATGGAGACATAAGGCAGGATCTccctgacaacccagagaggtttgatcgttgtgtcaatgtcctgggaaagcagggcttctccacagggaggttctactatgaggtgcaggttgaggggaagaCTGAGTGGGATCTGGGAGTGGCCAGAGAGTCCATCAACAGGAAGGGAGCGATCACGTTGAGTCCTGACAATGGATACTGGACTGTATGTCTGAGGAATGGAGATGAGTACAAGGCTCCGGCtggcccctctgtcctcctctccctgagacAGAAGCCCGAGAAGGTGGGAGTGTTTGTGGACTATGAGGAGGGTCTGGTCTCCTTTTATGATGTGGAGGCCAGGTCTCATATCTACTCTTTCACTGGCTGCACCTTCACTGAGAAACTCTATCCACTCTTCAGTCCCTGTCTGAATGATGGAGGTAAAAACTCTGCCCCTCTGATCATCACTCCTGTCACACAGTGA